The genome window CTAGGGTTCTTATCCTTTCCATTTTATCATACATGGTACCAACCTTCTCTAAGAAGACAATGCCTTTAAGCAAAGGAACCCTTTCCTCAAGCGACTTCTCAAGATCTTTTTTGTAGTAAAAATCAGCATCTTCAAATCGAGCCTCCAAAACTCTATTATATCCTTCGATTATAGAGTCCATGACCGAAGCCCTGTTGTTACTAACAGCTATAAAGTAGGGAAGAAGTCTGCCGTCCTCCGAATATACCGGGAAATATCTTTGATTCACTTTCATAACCATAACAAGAACTTCACTGGGTAACCTTAAAAACTCTTCCCTGAAACTACCCTTAACAACCACCGGATACTCTGTTAAAAACACATTCTCCTCTAAAAGATCGTTATCTATAAGCTCCTTTCCCCCCGCCTCTCTCTGAAGCTTTTTAACCCCCTCTTCTATTATCCTTTTCCTTTTAGACTGATCAAATATTACAAACTCTCTTTCGAGGCTTGAAAAGAAATCGCTTACACTCTTAACTTCAAATTCGCCCCTACCCATAAATCTATGACCACGAGTTTTTCTTCCACTCTTAATACCGTCAAGCTCAAATTCAACAACCTCGCTCCCATATAAAGCTAAAAGCCAACGTATAGGCCTTAAAAATCTTAAATTACCCTTCCAACGCATAGATTTAGGAAGCGATAAAGACAAAACAATTTTAGGAAGAAGCTCTTTAAGCACATCTATTGTATTTCTACCCTTATATCTTTTAATAGCAAAGACATACTCCCCTTGATCCGTTTCTTTAACAACTAAATCCTCCACCTTAACTCCCTTACTCCTTGCAAAGCCTATAGCCGCTTGTGTAGGGATCCCCTGAGGATCAAAAGCTATCCTTCTTGATGGTCCCCTTATTTCCTCAACTAACTCTTCCTGCTCTTCATGTAGTTCAGTTACAAAAAGTATAAGCCTCCTGGGGGTCCCAAAGGTTTTGACCTCATTATACTTAAGTCGTTCATCCCTAAAACTTAAAATGACTTTTTCCCTTAAATCCTCAAGTAAATTGGGCATGCTCTTAGCAGGTAGCTCCTCCGTGCCTATCTCAAAAACCAAATCCCTGGCCATTTTTACGCCCCCCTTAAAACTTATTAAGTAATGGGAAACCCATATCCTCTCTCTGCCTTATATAAGCCAAGGCGCATTTTCTCGCAAGATTTCTAACCCTAGATATATAGTGGGTCCTCTCAGCTACGCTTATAGCCCCTCTCGCATCGAGAAGATTGAAAGTGTGGGAACACTTTAGAACATAGTCATAGGAAGGCAAAACAAGGCCCTTCTCAATAAGCCTTTCTGATTCCTTTTCATACATTTCAAACAATTTCCTAAGCATATTTACATCAGCCTCATCGAAGTTATAGATAGAGTATTCCACTTCTCCTCTATGATGTATATCACCATACGTAACAGATCCCACCCACTTAAGGTCGAAGACTGATTTCACCTTTTGTATAAACATGGCTATCCTTTCTATACCATATGTAAGCTCAACAGGTATCGGATCCAAATCTATTCCACCAACCTGCTGAAAGTAAGTAAACTGTGTAATCTCCATACCATCAAGCCATACCTCCCATCCCATACCCCAAGCACCAAGAGTAGGAGCCTCCCAATCATCCTCAACAAATCTAACATCATGTTCTTTAGGATCGATACCTAAAGCCTCCAGACTCTTTAAGTAAAGCTCTTGTATATCATCAGGTGCTGGCTTTAATATAACCTGATACTGGTAGTAATGTTGAAGCCTATTAGGATTCTCACCATATCTTCCATCCGTTGGACGGCGAGATGGCTCCACATAAGCAACACGCCAGGGCTCTGGCCCCAAAGACCTCAAAGTAGTTGCGGGATTCATGGTCCCCGCTCCAACCTCAATATCATAAGGTTGTTGAATAACACATCCTTGCTCTGCCCAGAACCTTTCAAGCCTAAATATCAATTCCTGAAAATTCAAATCTAACACCTCCTACTACCTTTTCAGAAAGTATCTTTAAATAAAGAGACGCCTCTTTCAAACCCTTCAAGTTATACCTCAGATCTTTAAAGAAAGCTAAGGGCATCTTCTGAATCTCTCCTAAAAGAGCTATTCCTTCAGCTCCAATTCTTAAACCATTAGCTTCAGAACAACTTCTACATAGAAGAAAGGGACCCTCAACTTTTATGAAAGCCTCTTTACTTATTTTACCACTACAATAAGAACATGTATCAAGCTTTGGTAAAAATCCTAAAAGGTCGAAGGCTTTTAAGGAGACAACCAATTCTAAGAGCAGAGGATCTGACCCTTCTTCAAGTAAATTAAGAAAATCAAGTGTAATGTCAAATAGCTTCGCTTCAGGAGCCTCATAGGGCAGAAGTTTGTTAAGCAGAGAAAAAAAAGATAAGCTAGATCTTAATCTTTTTAGAGAGCCTCTAACACTCAAGAAGGAATTCTTAACATCAAACTCTTTAAGATAAAAGTTGCTCCCCACAGAGTAATATATACTCATAAGACCATAATTTAAAGGCTCTATCGCTCCACCAAATCGATTAGGAAGCTTAACGCTACCTGGAGCTATAACAAGGAGCTTCCCTTTCTCTCGAGTAAAAACAAAGAGAAGTTTATCTAATTTAGATACCTTTCTGTTGAGAATTATAGACTCAACTTTTAGAAAGCGCTCTATCCCACTATAATATCACCCTTGGTATTCAGAAAATCCTAACCTCCTAACATCGCTCTCAGAAAGCCTCCAATCCTCCCTGACTTTAACCCATAACTCGAGAAACACTCTCTTATTACCCAATATGTGCTCTATCTCCTCCCTTGCCATTTTTCCTATTTTTTTAAGCATGTTTCCTCCCTTACCTATTACTATCTTCCTATGAGATTCTCTCTCTACATATATAGTAGCCCTTATATAGAATAAGTTTTTACCTTCTCTTTCTTCCATCTCCTCTATTACTACTGCCACCGAATAGGGTATCTCCTGATGAAGTTCCTCAAATAGTTTTTCCCTTATAACCTCTGCTATCATGAATCTTAAAGGCTGATCTGTAATCATATCCTCAGGATAAAGAAACTCCCCATCAGGGAGGTTTTGAAAAATCTTCTCAATAAGAACGTCAAGATTCGTTCCCTTAACAGCTGATATAGGTATGATCTCTCTAAAATAAAGCTTATCCTGGTATAGCTCTACTACACGCCAAAAGGCCTCTTTATAATCTAATAGATCTATCTTATTGATTAAAAGAAACTTTGGAGTATCCACCTTGCTAAGAATAGATATAATAATTTCATCCTCCTGCTTTAACTCACAATCGCTAGCCTCAACTACATACAGTATTAAGTCCACTCCTTCAAGAGCCTCTATGGCTATTTTTACCATCTCCTCACCTAAAAGATGTTTTGGCTTATGAATGCCAGGCGTATCTACAAAAACTATCTGACCTTCATCCCTTGTTAATATCCCTCTCACTTGAGTTCGAGTAGTTTGAGGTTTTGGAGAAACTATGGCAACTTTTTTACCAAGAAGGGCATTCATAAGTGTAGATTTTCCAACATTTGGCCTGCCAGCTAATGTAACGAATCCTGCCTTTTTCCTACTCATAGCTTTGACCTAAAAACAACAGCCTTATCAAACCTATTCTTCTCACACAATCTGTAAGGCTATAGCGTGTAATTTTAATATCACAACGCATAGAGACTCACCTATCCTTACCAAGAATGATAAAACTAGCCCTAAAATATTATTAATTTTCCTGCTTCAATTTCTATAACCAACTAATCTTATCCTTTCCTCTTTCGTTACTTCAATTTTAATCCCGAAAAGCCCTAAGCTTTTCTCTATTAGCTTAAGAGCGGATATTAAAACTTCAGGATCTCCAACCGCCCTTACAACTACAGGATCAACAGGAACAGGCCTATGATTAACAAGAATTATAGGCCCAACACATCTTATAGAGGTATGAGTAACCACCCTTTCATTTCCTATTTGAACACCAAGAGCACCAGCAGCAAACAATTCGTTAACTACATCCCTAAGATCGCTATCATGTATTATACTAGATTCCCCTTCTCTTTTTTTAGCATCATAAATTTTAATCGTTATTCCCTCTCCCTCTAACGGTGCAAAACCGGCAAGGCTTGCTATTGTCTCAAGACGCGTCTTTAAGCTATAAAGCTCAACTCTTAAGGCCTCAACTTTTTGCTTGAGGTAATCTTCATTAAGCAAGGTTACCTTCCCATCGCTTATCTCTATCCTAAAGGGAGAAACCACCCTATGAAACAAGGGATTTTCCTCTATCCTTAAGATAAGCTCTTGAGAAAGGATTCCATCCCTATCTTCCACTATAACCTTATCTCCACTTGGTGATCTTTTTATAACTATTTCCGTATCCCCTTTAAAATTCTTAATCTTAGGATCGGAAGAAAGCAGGTTTATAATTTCATTTAAGTGAAAATTCTTAGCTTCACTCATTATCGTCTCGTAAACCAATCCACCATGATATAAAATAGCGCTTAGCGTCTCCTCAGCTGTAGAGGCTGATTCACTTTCAAACCTAAGCTTAGCCAAAGCGCTTCTAACTGATGGATAATTCTGGACACCAAGTTGACTTGCCAAAAGCTGATAGTATTGAAGAAGAATCATAGCCATACCCTTAGCTTTTTTAAGCTCACCAATTTTACCTCCAAATCCCTCCGTACTCATAAACCTGAAGAAGAAAAACGTATTAAGAGCTAGAAGTATTAGAAGTAACCACAGTATCCAGTTCTCTCTTCCCTTTAAGCTCCCAAACATATCCCTCTTCCCCCAATAACTCTTTAGCCAAAACCCCTCCCGAAACTACTAATTTCAACGCCTGATTTACACTTATAGATAAGGGAATCGCTTCGCTCGACGGAATAAGCACCATAAAGCCAGAGGTTGGGTTAGGCGTAGTTGGAATGAAAACTATCATAATGTCCTCATCTTTAGAGGCTAATTTTCCACATCTTTTGCTTGTAACAAAGCCGATACAATACATCCCCTTTCTTGGAAACTCAACAAGCACAACTTCCCTAAAAGAAGACTCCCCTTTAACTAATATAACCTCAAGAATCTGCTTTACCGTCATGTAAATTCCCCTAACTAGGGGGATCATGGAAAGGAGACCCTCAAAAAAAGAAACAAGCCTTTTCCCTATATAGTTGGCGGTAAGCATACCTATTAAAATGGTTAATACAATTAAAAGCCCAAGAAATATAAAGCTTATCCCTGGAATCTGATAGCCAGTTATCTTAGGAACTATCTTCCCAAGATTCGCATCTATCCAAAGAAAGATCTGATAGAATACGTATAGAGTTATAGAAAACGGAACTACAAGTATAAGACCTGCAAAAAAGTAATGTCTAAGTTTCCTCATTTTTTTCTTCCTCTTTTGAAATCATAACCTTTCTAATCCTATTTTTCTTGACATCTATAACCTTCAGCTTTAATCCTTTAAAGCTAACCTCTTCCCCTGATTTAGGTATTCTACCAAATAGAGAAAACAACAAGCCTGCAACTGTATCATATTCCCGTTCATCTATCTCCATATCTGGCTCCATACCAAAAAGCTCAAGAAGTTCATCTAAATTCATCCTACCATCAACTATATAAGCATCGTCCCTTACTTTCTCTACCGAGGGAAGTTCTCTATCGTACTCGTCTTCGATTTCACCCACTATCTCTTCAAGTATATCCTCCATGGTAACAAGGCCAGCTGTTCCACCGTATTCGTCAACTACTATAGCTATATGAATTCTCTTTTGCCTTAATTCTTCAAATAGCTCTTTAACAGACTTAGTCTCTGGAACGAAATAGGGAACCCTTAATATATTTCCAACCTTCTCATCCCACTTAGCACTTGCCATTAACGGGATCAAATCCTTAGCATAGAGAATTCCTACTATGTTATCTATGTTGTTTTCATAAACGGGGATCCTTGAATGCCCATACTCACTTATAACCTTTACCGCATCCTTAACAGAAGTTGATGTTTCTAAACAAACCATATCGAGACGAGGGACCATTATCTCCCTTACAACCTTGTCTTCAAGATTTATAACGCTCCTTATCATCTTTCTCTCCTCTTCCTCGAGATCCACTTCCTCTTTCTTTGAGAGAAGCAACTCTAACTCCTCTCTCGTAATAAGAGGGAAAAGAAATCTCTTTTTGGGCCCCCCTAAAAGATCTACTATTTTAGAAAATATAAGTGCTACCGGATAAAAAATCAGTGACAAAAGATACATTAAATAAATGACTCTCTTTGAAATCCCATCTGCATATCTTAAAGCTATACCCTTTGGAGTTATCTCCCCAAACATAAGGATAACAAAGGTCATCAAACCTACCGCCAGGCCTATACCAATGTTAGGGAAAAGATTAAGCGACAAGGAAGTAGCTAAAGCAGACGCGGTTATATTAACTAAATTATTTCCTATTAAAATGGCCACAAGAACCTTTTGAGGATCATCTAAAAATGATTTCCAAGCTTTAGCCTTAGAAGGATCGTTTTTAATAAAACCAAGGATCTTCGTTTTACTTAAAGAAATAAGAGCTGTTTCTGAAGCAGAAAATAAAGCTGATAAAACAATACATAGTATCAATAAAACTATATTTGAACTCACAGACTCCATTTTCTAAGCCATTCCTCTCTTTGTCACATTATATCAGATACTCTTTTTCTTTTAAACGCATTTTTACGCTTTCCTCTTCAGAAACATGATCATATCCAAGAAGATGTAGTAATCCATGTATAACAAGTAGTTTAACCTCAGATGCAGAACTCCAACCTGCTTCTTTAGCCTGAGATAGAGCCCTATCTATAGAAACTATCACTTCCCCTAACACAGCAAAGGAACCATC of Synergistota bacterium contains these proteins:
- the glyQ gene encoding glycine--tRNA ligase subunit alpha, yielding MNFQELIFRLERFWAEQGCVIQQPYDIEVGAGTMNPATTLRSLGPEPWRVAYVEPSRRPTDGRYGENPNRLQHYYQYQVILKPAPDDIQELYLKSLEALGIDPKEHDVRFVEDDWEAPTLGAWGMGWEVWLDGMEITQFTYFQQVGGIDLDPIPVELTYGIERIAMFIQKVKSVFDLKWVGSVTYGDIHHRGEVEYSIYNFDEADVNMLRKLFEMYEKESERLIEKGLVLPSYDYVLKCSHTFNLLDARGAISVAERTHYISRVRNLARKCALAYIRQREDMGFPLLNKF
- the glyS gene encoding glycine--tRNA ligase subunit beta, with protein sequence MARDLVFEIGTEELPAKSMPNLLEDLREKVILSFRDERLKYNEVKTFGTPRRLILFVTELHEEQEELVEEIRGPSRRIAFDPQGIPTQAAIGFARSKGVKVEDLVVKETDQGEYVFAIKRYKGRNTIDVLKELLPKIVLSLSLPKSMRWKGNLRFLRPIRWLLALYGSEVVEFELDGIKSGRKTRGHRFMGRGEFEVKSVSDFFSSLEREFVIFDQSKRKRIIEEGVKKLQREAGGKELIDNDLLEENVFLTEYPVVVKGSFREEFLRLPSEVLVMVMKVNQRYFPVYSEDGRLLPYFIAVSNNRASVMDSIIEGYNRVLEARFEDADFYYKKDLEKSLEERVPLLKGIVFLEKVGTMYDKMERIRTLALDINSLLGFPATHEIVLRTAYLAKADLVTDMVGEFPELQGIMGKEYALKSGEPEEVALGIFEHYLPRFAGDELPKTWTGIIVGIADKIDTILSCFMVGLAPTGSQDPYGLRRQARAINEIIWQRGLNLSLEHIVSRGAELLKAPEEVKTEVLEFLKSRIANQLRERGFTHSVIEAAMASGWYKPYDLLRRVYVLNDLSFKDDFKRFVSAFVRVVNILRGVSVNGEINKDLLIEDAERMLYEAFFEIKEKAEPAFLKGEYDKFLETLFPLTDYINAFFDKVLVMSPEESLRLNRLRLLTSIREFVERVGVISILAV
- a CDS encoding DUF502 domain-containing protein, with protein sequence MRKLRHYFFAGLILVVPFSITLYVFYQIFLWIDANLGKIVPKITGYQIPGISFIFLGLLIVLTILIGMLTANYIGKRLVSFFEGLLSMIPLVRGIYMTVKQILEVILVKGESSFREVVLVEFPRKGMYCIGFVTSKRCGKLASKDEDIMIVFIPTTPNPTSGFMVLIPSSEAIPLSISVNQALKLVVSGGVLAKELLGEEGYVWELKGKRELDTVVTSNTSSS
- a CDS encoding DUF881 domain-containing protein; the protein is MFGSLKGRENWILWLLLILLALNTFFFFRFMSTEGFGGKIGELKKAKGMAMILLQYYQLLASQLGVQNYPSVRSALAKLRFESESASTAEETLSAILYHGGLVYETIMSEAKNFHLNEIINLLSSDPKIKNFKGDTEIVIKRSPSGDKVIVEDRDGILSQELILRIEENPLFHRVVSPFRIEISDGKVTLLNEDYLKQKVEALRVELYSLKTRLETIASLAGFAPLEGEGITIKIYDAKKREGESSIIHDSDLRDVVNELFAAGALGVQIGNERVVTHTSIRCVGPIILVNHRPVPVDPVVVRAVGDPEVLISALKLIEKSLGLFGIKIEVTKEERIRLVGYRN
- a CDS encoding hemolysin family protein — protein: MESVSSNIVLLILCIVLSALFSASETALISLSKTKILGFIKNDPSKAKAWKSFLDDPQKVLVAILIGNNLVNITASALATSLSLNLFPNIGIGLAVGLMTFVILMFGEITPKGIALRYADGISKRVIYLMYLLSLIFYPVALIFSKIVDLLGGPKKRFLFPLITREELELLLSKKEEVDLEEEERKMIRSVINLEDKVVREIMVPRLDMVCLETSTSVKDAVKVISEYGHSRIPVYENNIDNIVGILYAKDLIPLMASAKWDEKVGNILRVPYFVPETKSVKELFEELRQKRIHIAIVVDEYGGTAGLVTMEDILEEIVGEIEDEYDRELPSVEKVRDDAYIVDGRMNLDELLELFGMEPDMEIDEREYDTVAGLLFSLFGRIPKSGEEVSFKGLKLKVIDVKKNRIRKVMISKEEEKNEET
- the recO gene encoding DNA repair protein RecO, producing MILNRKVSKLDKLLFVFTREKGKLLVIAPGSVKLPNRFGGAIEPLNYGLMSIYYSVGSNFYLKEFDVKNSFLSVRGSLKRLRSSLSFFSLLNKLLPYEAPEAKLFDITLDFLNLLEEGSDPLLLELVVSLKAFDLLGFLPKLDTCSYCSGKISKEAFIKVEGPFLLCRSCSEANGLRIGAEGIALLGEIQKMPLAFFKDLRYNLKGLKEASLYLKILSEKVVGGVRFEFSGIDI
- the era gene encoding GTPase Era, giving the protein MSRKKAGFVTLAGRPNVGKSTLMNALLGKKVAIVSPKPQTTRTQVRGILTRDEGQIVFVDTPGIHKPKHLLGEEMVKIAIEALEGVDLILYVVEASDCELKQEDEIIISILSKVDTPKFLLINKIDLLDYKEAFWRVVELYQDKLYFREIIPISAVKGTNLDVLIEKIFQNLPDGEFLYPEDMITDQPLRFMIAEVIREKLFEELHQEIPYSVAVVIEEMEEREGKNLFYIRATIYVERESHRKIVIGKGGNMLKKIGKMAREEIEHILGNKRVFLELWVKVREDWRLSESDVRRLGFSEYQG